The Gopherus evgoodei ecotype Sinaloan lineage chromosome 8, rGopEvg1_v1.p, whole genome shotgun sequence genome segment tccagtgggcacccagccaacccactgagtgttgctaggtaAAAATCTTGACAAACGGCATGCAacgcgcgcgcacacctaactggaagggatatgagcaatcactcgaagaagaactgtttgTTCTTAAGACTGAAGTGGGGGATTAAAGTCTATATTCTTCTCTACTTTTGATTTCTGGTCCTTTCAATCTCTGCTTCCTCTTACCTTGCTTAACCAGGTGCTGCTCCTGCTGTGAATTGAGCCTCACTGAACTTCCCACAGCAGCATTTTAGAGGAGCTTTCTAAGACAACACTGGATACCTGCTATACCAACAAGGTGCTATCAGAGGCAGCCTTCCTTTTACTACACACAGCCCTTTATGTTGCTGCTTAGTTTAAGAGTTATCTGAATTGGGCCGAGAACCATGTTTCATTAAAACTAAAACTAATTCAGGCTGCTTAAGTACTGGCCATGTAGAGTGGGTCAGGACAAAGCCTGTTTTAAGCCAAGTTAAGAATGGTGTTTTAGCCTACATGTGGACTTGCTATACCAACATTTCTGTATTTAGACTTAAGATAGCATTTAGAAGATGGCTCTTACTTGGAAAGAAACACTCAAGTTCCAGAATAAAAATATCCACATAATATCAGAGAGTGTTCTAAAACTGAAGGCACAAGTAGCACATCTCTCAGATTTCAAGAGTAATTTCTAAGAGCTAAAAAGAGTAGTGACTGCCATCAACTTTAGTTCAGATCATACATGCCAAGGCTCATCACTGATTTTCGAAGCTGCTTTGCCCTCTTTAAAAAGCCAAAtagctccccttcctccctccccttcctcactCCTGGGGTAgcccagaattttttttccaatccaTCATCCCAGCTCCCTCCAAAATAGGGGCAAATGAAGTGAACGAAGCGCTACGACAACATGCTGCTTAACCTTGGCTAAAACAAGTTCAgtgacagaggcctggtctacagtacacacttaaaccaaatttagcagcgttaaaccgaattaaccctgcacccggtccacacaacaaagccctttatatcgatataaagggctctttaaaccgattctGTACTCTTTCCCGACAGGGtaaagtagcgctgaaatcggtattgccatgttggattagagttagtgtggctgcaatttgacagtattggcctccaggcggtatcccacagtgcaccattgtgaccgctctggaaagcgatctgattcagatgcactggccaggtagaacGGGAaagcccgcaaacttttgaatttcattcctgtttgttcagcatggagctctgatcagcacgagtggcgatgcagtcccaaatccaaaaagagctccagcatggactgtacaggagatactggatctgatcgctgtatgggcagacaaatctgttctatcagagctccgttacagaaaatgaaatgacaaagcatttgaaaaaatcttcaggctatgatacagagtccacagcatagtgctgtgtgacaagcgtaatggaaagccaaagaatcaaatggacgctcatggagggagggggtactgaggactccagctatcccacagtccttgcagtctccaaaaaacatttgcattcttggctgagctcccaatgcctgaagagtcaaaaacattttcccgggtgtttcaggctgtatgtcgtcaatttacacccttctcccGCCCCCAAAACAAAAGGGACAAAAATCATGTCTCGTCTTTTTTCAGTGTCaacctatgtctactgcatgctgctggtagacggggtgctgcagcgctgaacaacagcatccccttcctggtggcagatggtgcaaaacgactggtagccatcatcatcatcagcccgtgagtgctcctggctggcctcagtgaggtcagccggggtCACCTGGGTAAAATGAGAGAGTGacttcccggtcattcccggcagatgatacaaaaggcttggtaacgatcctcatcatagcagctggaggctgagctccaacagccccctcccacccccccgcctTTCATGTccaaagaagattctgtactccctggactaccatagcagccgaaggctgcgctcctctccccaccaccctttaatgtcctgcctgccCAATcaaagcagctggaggctgcctccccctcattttatctcactaaaaagtcagtgtttcttattcctgcattctttattacttcatcacacaaatgaggggacactgcctTGGTAACccaagagggttgggggaggagggaagcaacgggtggggttgttgcaggggcactccctagaatggcatgcagctagggctctgacccggagcagctgtgttctctggttctctagtacacttgccccatattctaggcaggactgactattttagacaaaacataagaagggaatgacccagggagtcattcccatttttgtccatgcacccccggctgacctcatgACAGcagccatgacagcagcagatgatacaaaaggattgataatcgtcatcgccaatttccaattacaaacggtgcaaaatgactgataaccatcatctcatcaccaaattacaatggcagacggtgcaatagggatggtaaccgtctgctACCTTGcgaaggcaaatgaatgctgctgtgtagcactgcagtaccgtgtctgtcagcagcatccagtacacatatggtgacagtgacaaaaggcaaaacaggctccatggttgccatgttatggcgtctgccagagcaatccagggaaaaagggcgcaaaatgattgtctgccgttgctttcatggaggaaggattgattgatgacatttacccagaatcacccgcgacactgtttttgccccatcatgcattagGATCTCAATCCAgtattccaatgggcaggggagactgcgggaactatgggatacccacagtgcaacgctctggaaaatcgacgctagcctcggtacatggacacacaccgccgaattaatgtgcttagtgtggccgcgtgcactcgactttatacaatcttttaaaaaaccggtttttGTAAAaccagaataatcccgtagtgtagacatacccagagtcccAAGCTGACTTCTTGGCCAGCCTCCTTCCTCAGTCTACCTAGAAGATGCATCCTACCTCCAAAGATGCAAAGCAAAACCTGAACACAAAAaagtgaggtgggcagggagaaagcagcttttcaaATATTTAGTAGTCAATTTTAAAAGCAAGCAACCACTAGCTTATTTTATAGACATAATACAACCCCTATAGTAATATTTTAGTTATTTGTTTTACTTACCTGATAGATTTTGGCATCTCTCATTAGTTTTTCTACAGGATATTCACTATTAAACCCATTTCCTCCAAAAATCTGGACTGCATCTGAAGCTAGCTGGTTTGCAATGTCACCAGCAAATGCCTTGGCAATGGATGCGAAGTAAGTATTTCTGCGACCCACATCAATCTCCCACGCAGCCCTTTGGCAAGCCAGTCTAGCTAGTTCCACTTTCATTGCCATTTCAGCCAGCATGAAGGACACTGCTTGGTGCTATGATTGTTAAAATAAGAGCAAGTTAATATTGCCTAGCTGGGATTCTACAGggaatacaaaagaaacaatgtAGCTTCTTTAATATTGTGGGCAAAGCAGTATATGGAATTAGTTCTGTTCAGAGATATGCTATGGGACGGCAGAATCTCACCCCTATAGCTCAGGACATAGTCCCaagtaattaaaaattaaacctaTTTCATTACAAAATTTAGCTTTGAACTGCGCTGTTTAGCTACATTATTAATGGGGTCTGTATCCTGCTTTACATCAAAAAGAAAAGTTGGTATCAAATCTCTTccccgcagctccctgcccaaTAAGTAAGGAAACTGAAGTATCTGATTGATGTAATTCAGCCCCAGCACACTGCTTTCAAATGACCTATTACCATTTACCAATTCATTCTTTAAAGAAGTTTCTGGACTTAGAACCTGGTTAACTTTATTTATGGGTTTATATGGAGCGCTAAACTCTACCTTCCCATTTGAAAAAGCAGAGTGAGGGCAGAAGCATACTATAAAGCAGTCCTACGAAAGTAGAATATCTTAACAGCACGTGCTACAAAACTGTGCTTTGTAACTTTTTGCTTAACTTACCTCTATAATTGGTTTTCCAAAGGTTTTTCTTTCCAAAGCATACCTCGTAGCTTCATCTAATGCTCTCTGTGCTAGTCCAACAGCACCTGCTGCTACCTGTATAGTTCAAACAGTACATAGTAAAATCTGAATTGACCACttctactttaattttttttgtttgttttttttaaaaagcatcttatTTCTGCTACTTACTGGAGGTCTAGTTTTATCAAAAGCTCCCATAGCAATTTTAaaaccaactccctcagcaccttaGAACATTTTCTTTGGGCACTCTCACATCTTCAAAGACAATACCTCTGTATCTGAGCAGCGCTGACCCATATTCATCTCCTGAAAAGGAAGTTTACAAAAGGTATAACTGTAACTGAATACTTCCATGGCATGATGTTTTCTAAATTTTGATTTACTTGAAAAGAAattgaaacagattttttaaaaccaggttTCAAAGTTAACACACCAGAGAGCACTTAGACATGCATATTGGGTAACGCCACCTACTTGCATTACAATTAACCACTGCCCTTTGTTTTATAaaccatatttttaaacaaaagacaGATTAGCTCTTGAGAGCAAAAATTTAAACAGCCTTGATATAACTGCATTTGGTGGTTTTAATCCTGAAGAGTTACTTCTCATTGATAAACAAGCaaccaaaaacaatttttttttttacttacgcTAAAAACACTCAAGGAGTTTAttaaaacaatgattttttttaaaacaatcattcTTTTCCTTATGCTTTTTATTCCTTTAATTTTTTCTAAGCACAATGAAAATCACTAGTTTCACCTTTTGCTTACAGTCATTTTCTAAAGTTGTTTCACTTTTTGGTTTTCATGCACTAGCAACAAAACATTTTAGTGACAAGCTCTGAGAGAAattgttctttcagaaatagagTCTATTGAAATGTTACAAAGTCAAAAATGTTTCTATTGAAGTTTATTTTGTACAAGGTTGATTTAATTTtggatttatttgaaaaaaatcaaaaaatataAATGGCAGGTTAAGTTGATATGACAAAGTCCCTTGATCACCCCCAAGAATAGAGCAATCAGTAAACAAGCATTTAGGATACCGCTCCACAACGTAAAACAACAAATTTGATCTGTAGCATGGCTACACCTGCTGCATAGTGGTTGCTGTTCAAGAGATGGAACAGCCATGGCTGAAAGTCAGGAAGGGAAAGAAGACATATGTTCCTCTTCTAATTAATGGTCATTTCAAGTTGCCAATCAAGTTGGCAAAATGGTTTCAGGTACCACACTGGCCCATGAGTCATTCCCTTCCCCCCTATCTCCATCTCTTTGACAATTTTTGCAGGTGTGtaatcacatttttctttttctttcctgctgcttTTTAAACACCAacataaataagaaaaagacaGGCTCTCTATGCAGAGCATTcaatgaaactgactatacatGAAGTTATGCCAAATACACAACAGTAAAATATAGAGGAAAAGTAGTTTTTCATTTTCAATAGTTAGGTGTTACTTGAACCAATAGGTAACATCTTTTCAGACAGAACTCAAGGTGTGGAGTTTCGCAGATAAGCTGCTCCTTCCTTACTGCCACAGTTATGCTTCCTTGCAGAGACACACAGATCGGCCATCAAAACAAAGGAAGTCCTCTGATTGCAAGAAAAAGAGGTCTTAGGAGCAATTCTGATTTCACATATTTATGTACAGTGGTGTAACTCCATGGTTATTTATAGAGTTATATCaaatcaggcttttttttttctttttttttttttaaagtcatccagGGGACCAAGCCTCATGTTGACTTGAAATAAACCCATAAAACTAATATGATGGACCTAGTTAGTCACCATTAATTTATTTCAAACATCTTCAAAAATTAGTCAGAATATAGAAATAGCAATAAGTACAAAAAAGTTTTGTGCTAGGCATTTATGTTGTGTACCTAATACGTTAAAAAGCATTCAAGTCATAGTACTTTCTCCTTTAACATTACTGTTTTTGACCAGAGCAGTGCAATTCCTAGTACCCCAGGTAGCACGCTTATAAATATCTATGCATATACACTCCACCTTTCTTCCAATTTGGATTCCAGGGCTGTCTGCTTCCACAATAAATCCAGTAAAGGCTTTGCTGGCAGGAGCTTTCAGATCAGGATTGGAACGAGCTAACAGAAAATACCTAGTGCAAACACATAGTAACTTGAGTGACTCAAACCTGTCTTCACGATTAAGAGCTAAACAGATAagttttttaaagatagatactaaGTACCATATAATATTAACCCTATCAAGAGATTCTAAAACAGAAGCATTAAGTTCTTTTCTTCTGGTAGATGACATGAACAATAAACAGCCGGCTTTAAATTGGAAATATTTCTACTGAGGCACTTCCAGTACACCCACCACTGTGGTATCTAAGTGTTAACAAAATTACACAGGACAAATAGCTGATACAAAGGACCCTTTCCTCATAGTGttatgtacatttttattatattagtTACCATCTTTAGGAATGTTATGAAAAAGTTATTGCAGAGATGGGTCATTTCATAGCAGATCAAGGATTAGGGGAGCAGTGATTGTGTGAAACCCTTTAGAACTATCACATGATCCCATGGAGGGGATTAATTTTATTCTTCTAGGTCTAAGATGCAGCtcatttctaaaagaaaaatgcaaCAAATATAATAAGTCACCCTTGTAGTATTCATTGATGACATAAGACAGATGCTAGGTGCTATTAAATGGTTTCTCAAAGATCTTGAACCATTAAGCGGATTTCTTTGAAGCAGGTTGTACAGGATATTAAACCAAGGCAGGATGAGAgaactgtactttttttttttttttaaatgctcttttcaGACTTTAAGGCAACAACATCTAGATTTGGGGATAGCTCGGAAAGTATTCTCTTTAAGACACCACACAAATGTAATTGCTTTTTATAATCATCTGTGTGGGAAGTGACAAGTGTCTTCTAGCCGTATGTGGCTAGAAGAAAGAACTATGCTCAATGACCATGTATACAATCAAAGCAGAGTAACGAATAAGACAAGTTCTTTTGAGTACTGTGTAAGTAAGTCATCCTCTGTActtttcctccttttaaaaatagatagaATTGAGTGGTTTCTAAATCATGCTGCTATCAAACACATTTTCAGAAGTTTTGTTATCTGGTGGTTTCCTTAGTAGATCTTGTGGGGCACTAAAGTGTGTATTGTTAGCTGCAAAATTCTGTAATGATATATATTGATCATGGCTCAAAATATAATGTAATGAACATGAAGATTTAGAAGAGGGATTATAAAAGAGAGCCTAATACCTATTTTAGTCAGAGGAAATTTTGTTATATATAAAACATGGTGAAGGGCTGAACATAAAATTGAAACTGTACAGCAGATTAATAAGCAGTTAATGTACCAGTTAGCTTTGCCACCATTGGTGATCCACATCTTTTGACCATTTATGACATATTCATCTCCTTTCTTCTCAGCTCTCGTTTTTATACCTGCCACATCAGAGCCTGCTCCAGGTTCTGTTACACAGTAGGCctaaaagggggggggagagggaaaaaggCAAGGCATTGAGTAATAAAAATCACTTCATTTAACGAAGAGGACTGTATATATTATCATCACACTGTGGAGATACCAAACTATTACTTataatggttttgattttttcatcTCACTCAACGTGTTTCCACAAATGAATTCAAAGAAGCCTTACCAAAAAAGGTAGATAAACAGCAAAAGTATGTTTAATAGGTTTAAACTTCCAGAGTGACTTACTAGATATTATGGAAAATATTGACAAGGCATATTGTGCAGTTTACTTTTTGAAGTAATAGGAAAGTAGTAAGTGATGTGGGCAGCaactcaatttatttttattttttaagtcttcCCAGTTATCTTTATATCCTTGATTCACCACAATGTAAAAATTGTTAATAATTCAGTCTGTGTATAGTAATAGTGCTTTACTGGGGGTCTGAATGGCTCTTAAAATTATCAGAATAAAAACCACTTCACTTTTAAGCTGCTAATTTGAATCCAGCCCAGgctgtattttcttttctctggtcTTCCCATCCCCCTGTACGTAAATAGGGCTTGCGCTGTTTGACTGAGCCACGTTTAATTTACATAGGAGACatagctgccttctctcctgtCTGGAAGAAAGCCTCTTTCTCCCTATTtggccacagactttaaagcataatatcattaTGTACCCCTATCTCCTCATATAGtgttacatttcacaatgatattaatcactagtgtgtcattagctttcagagaAGACCTCCACTCTATACCATCTTAAAATACAGTAGTATTGTATATTATCATTTATTCAATTGCTTACCATTTGAGGTTCAGCCCCCATCTTTACATACACAAGTAAATACATTGCAAATGTattttttgaaaagtaaaaccaGACCAAGCATCTCTCCTGTTGGGCAGAGACGCCATGCTATCCCCTCCTGCACTTGacttgatagctttgtttaccaAACACGTACCTTCACTGTCTGCCTGAAGACCAGGCTGGCCAGAGAATCAAATACACATTGATTTGTCTAAGGCAGTCTGTGCTTATGCATTATGTGCAAACATTTTAAGAATATAATTCTGGTGCATATTCAGAATTTTTTATACACATACACTACATACATCATGCAAAAATGTTAATCATCGGTGAGTTATTATTTTCTAATGATAATTTACATGCCATCTTTCAGATACAGATATGACAATAGTGTGTTAGGTACAGTGAGTATGTCAGGCTTGACAAGGACTACTGACAGAGTGAAGCACAGATGAGCCTCTGTGTCACAATGAGGCATGTCTTGGTTTAGCtgttaaagaaatgctgtctttCCACCCTCCACGTATCATAGTATCAGAAACAACACTGACTGAAATGGCATTCATACTTCTTGCCAAAAAACTAACTTATGCTCTGACAATCAGTCTATCATTACAAATACACACAACAACGAGTTGTCAAGTAtgtaatacatacacacacacacacacacacaccataaacACATGGAAACATATTACTCTCACATTCCACTCTCTACATGCAAAgttaaacagtttttcctaatagatCCCATCAAGGACCTGGTGAAGCCTTTACAAGGACGACTATTGATAAAGATCATCAGGAAAGTGGGGCTCACATATAAACTTTAGTCTTGTCTTTTGGATACAGTACAAAGCAAATCTTGATACTAAAGATGCCAGAACATTAGGGGTGCTCTATTCTATCTAGGATCTGACAGGGTGGAAGCTCACAACAAGCCACTATGATGAATAAGAATACTAAATACATGTATTGCAAACTTGTGATAAATGAGACACCACTGATAAAGCTAAATTACTTGGATCACCAAAACTAAAATTTCCACATTTGGGATTAGGATTTGAAAAGCTACTGACTAATGCTGTCCTCtaagtatttaaaacaaacaccacCACACAGGGTCAAATGAGGCCAACCGAGTGACTAATTGGCTTGCTACGCTGATAAAACTTCAATAATagataacataagaatggccatactttgggtcagaccaaaggcccatctagcccagtattctgtcttccgacagtggccaatgccaggtgcccctgacttaatgaacagaacaggtaatcatcaagtgatccattcccattttctggcaaacagaggctaggacaccatccctgcccatcctggctaatagcgatttatggacctagcctccatgaatttatctagttcttttttgacccGTTATAGTATTatccttcacaacattctctggcaaagaattccacaggttggctgtgtgttgtgtgaagaaatacttccttttgtttgtttttaaaacctgctgcctattaatttcatttggtgacccctggggttcttgtgttatgaggagtaaataacacttccttatttactttctccacaccagtcatgattttacagactatCATATCCCCCGCTTAGTCCTCTTCCACCCCcagtcctcccccccccacaagcagaaaagtcccagtcttattaatctctcctcatatggcagccgttccatacctctaataatttctgttgcctttttctgaaccttttccaagtcccaTTACATCTTtgttgagatggggcgaccacatctgcatgcagtctttaagatgtgggcgtactatgaatttatatagaggtgaTATGATATTTCCTGTTTTATCTATCCCTGTCTTAATGAtgtccaacattctgttcacttttttgactgccgctgtacaTGGAGTGGATTTTTTCAGAGAACTGctcacaatgactccaatatatctttcttgagtggtaacagctaatccaGATCcaatcatttatatatatatatatagttgggattatggttttccaatgtacattactttgcatttatcaacactgaatttcatctgccattttgctgcccagtcacccagttttgagagatccttaaGTAGCTCTTCGCAGCCTGCATGGTactgaactatcttgagtagttttgtctttttgttttttttaaatatctgcaaattttaccacctcactgtttactcctttttccagagcatttatgaa includes the following:
- the ACADM gene encoding LOW QUALITY PROTEIN: medium-chain specific acyl-CoA dehydrogenase, mitochondrial (The sequence of the model RefSeq protein was modified relative to this genomic sequence to represent the inferred CDS: inserted 1 base in 1 codon; deleted 1 base in 1 codon), yielding MSALRVTRVLRSIAQCSWRSQSSQAAEASHHIKSGAGFSFELSDEQKEFQATARKFAREEIIPVAAQYDKTGEYPVPLIKRAWELGLMNSHIPESCGGLGLGTFEACLITEELAYGCTGVQTAIEGNSLGQMPVIIAGNEQQQKKYLGRMTEEPLMCAYCVTEPGAGSDVAGIKTRAEKKGDEYVINGQKMWITNGGKANWYFLLARSNPDLKAPASKAFTGFIVEADSPGIQIGRKEMNMGQRCSDXRGIVFEDVRVPKENVLRAEGVGFKIAMGAFDKTRPPVAAGAVGLAQRALDEATRYALERKTFGKPIIEHQAVSFMLAEMAMKVELARLACQRAAWEIDVGRRNTYFASIAKAFAGDIANQLASDAVQIFGGNGFNSEYPVEKLMRDAKIYQI